One Candidatus Kryptobacter tengchongensis genomic window, TTGAGTTTTTGCATCTTCTGAGAGCGCAGACCAACTTTTAAATGCAACTATATCGCCCGAAATAAAGATTTTTTCATTTACTAAGGCTTCATTAAAAAAAACAAGCAAAGCGAGAACTATAAGAAGAATGTAAATGATGGAGTGATATTTAGGGTTGATTAATTCATTTGGTGTGATTGTTTTCTTTTCATGATATTTACTTGCTTTTTTCTTTTCAGCCATTAATTTACATTTTTTGTTTTGATTTTTTAAAAATTAAAAAAGTTGAATCAAATTTCAAAAGTCCATAACAAAATAAAAAGGCGGGAGCAAAAGCCCCCGCCGTCAAGACAAAACATCTAAAAATGAATGACATTATTTAATTAAAACCATCTTTTTCATATCGTTGAATTCTGGGGTCATAAGTTTATAAATATATACACCGCTTGGCAAGTTACTCGCATCAAAATTAACCTTGTGAATTCCAGCTGAATATCTTGCGTTAGAAATCAGTGTTTTAACCTCAATACCTGCTGAATTATAAATCTTTAGAGTTACATTTGTTTCCTTTGGAAGATGGAACTCAATTGTGGTTGTTGGGTTAAATGGGTTTGGATAATTTTGCAAGAGCATAAAATTAGATGGGATTAGACTAATACCGTCTTTCACAGAGACAGCCATTGAAAGCTTAGCCATTTGATCAGAAGTCAATGGCGCAACATATTGGCTCAATTCTTGCCTTAGATCAGTTTCAGATTTTAAAAATACCCACTTAGTTGGATCTGTTGCAGAGGTGTCAACTCGGCCAGTATAATCAACAAAATCAAACTTTAAAGATATTTGCCAATCTGGCGGAACTGGTATAACTCCCTTTGTATTTATTAATTTCTTTTGAGCATCATCCCACTTGACAACATAAATTTGTCCAGTTTGATTATAAGTTTGAACATTTGCATTATTGTGGCACTCAGAGCATCTTCTTGTTGAATCCTTAGGCATAATGATATGAGCTCTATATGGAGCAATTGTCACGAAAGATTTACCCTGGTAGGTTAACGACATTAAAGTTCCAGAGTAAACCTTTCCCTCTGGCATTCTACGGACAAGAAGCAAGAAATCACGAATGATGCCATAAGGTCTTTTGATTTTTGCTTGAAGTTCGCTTTCAAAGTGACAATTATAGCATGAAATTACAGTCTTTGCGTGACAAGCAGTGCAATGCACTTTTTGAGAGTGAATACTATGGGCGGTGTTGGTTGCAAGGGGTGAATGGCAAGTTTCACATCTTACTTCTGTTGCTCCAGGATCAAGCCATGAAGCATAAGATGTGCCATCTCCATGCATTTCTTTCTTTGTATGGCATGTCATACATGTGAAACCTTTAGCAAAGTGGACGTCTACCCCTGCATAAAGAGTCTTTTCATTCTTTTGTCTGCTGTGGCATTTTAAGCAAATATCATCCGGAACCTTTGTTCCCTGACTAAAATTATGACAATCAGAACAATCCGGGGTATAAGTAGCTGGATCAATTGGTGTTCCATCTGCTTTTGTACCGGGATGACATTTTAAGCAATTTACGTTTTCAACTGGAATATTAGTGATGTTTTCAAAGCCACCATTACTTTGCTTATACCAGGTACGTTTTCCCTCTCTTGTTTTGTGAAGGCTTGTTCCAAAATTACTTGGGTCTTGCGCAAAAAGTAAAGATGACAAAAAGGCTGTCAAAATAAGACCAAAGCTAAAGAGATAAATTTTCCTCATGGCTTGTTGACCTCTTTTAAGTTTTAGGTTTACTGTTAATAAATTTTGTTTAAAGAATGAACTGACTATTAACAGGTGCTTGTTTAGCTTAAAATAACTTTTGCTTTCTTTTTATATAAAATTGCATTTGCCACTAAGTCAACAAGCCCTTTAACTTCAACACCGAGATTGTAATAATTATTCAAATCACCAAGTTGTAATTTACAATTTTCACATGCAGCAGCAACGATTTTTGCTCCTGTTTTTCTTATCTGCTCAGCTTTTGGCTTTCCTGCTTTCATTCTTTTTTCATAATATTCAGGCAGTGCAACAAGTCCTCCACCGCCACCGCAGCAATAATTTTCTATCCCATTTGGGTTCATTTCACGAAAATCTTTAACAACAGCTTCTAAAATAACTCTCGGCTCTTTAAATATACCTCCAGTTCTCGCAAGATTACAAGAGTCATGATAAGTAACGGGCTCAGGATTAGCTTCGGGGTCAAGATTTAATTTCCCTTTTTGAATATACTCAGCAACAAGTTCAACTATGCTTCTTATCCTAAATTGGAATGTTTCCCCAAACCAATTTGGTGCATCCCACACAAGAGCAGCGCATGCATGACCACATTCAGCGATCACGACCTCTTGAACTTTTAACTTCTTAGCTTCATCAATGATTCTTTTAGCAATTTTTCTTGCTCTTTCAACATCTCCAAGGAAAACCCCATAATTTGCAGCTTCGTAAATGCTTAAAGTCCAATCCTCCCCAACCTCGTTAAAAATCACCGCAGGCGGAATAATTGTATGTGCACCCGCAAGCCCAACATATAAAACTCTGGCGCCCTCCTTCTCAACTGGAATCGTTGCATGGGGATTTCCTGTTAATTCCTTGAGTTCTTTTTCAAGTTCAGAAATTTGCTGGATGAACATCTCTTTAAAGATTTCCGGGTTTTCCCCTTTAGCAATAGCTGAATCAGCAAGCATAACTAAAATTTCAGGCGCCTTCCCAGCTGCGGTTGCCATTGCTCTTATAGTACGCATAACTAAAGGCGTATCTACGCCAAGGGGACAATTAAATGTGCATCTTCTACACAAGGTGCATTCGGAAAAAGCCATTTCAACAAGTTTATCAAATTTTCCTTCATCAAGTTCTTCGGCGTTTACAATTGATGGAAAGTGTTTCCCTAAAAAGTTATATTTTCTTCTATAAATTTTTCTCAACTGCTCTGCCCTATAAGCTGGGACATGTTCAAGTTTAGGTTCAGATACATAATAATGACAGCTTTCAGCACAAATACCACACCTTGCACAAACTTCAAGTGCGGTTTTTAGTGGCTGATTTAACTGTTTTTCTAAAACTTCAAAAACTTTATTAACAACACCATTATTCGCCATAAAGCACCTCCGTATATTTGTGAACAATTCCACGACGACCAAGATGAATCCCAAAGAAAAATCGTGAGAAAAAGAAATAAAGACAATGTTTTATCTTCCCAACGGGCGCATAAAAAAACGTAAGACCAGAAGTAAAATACATTAAAGACGAAAATTTTGAATTCACAAGCGAAAGAGCTACAAAAGTGAGAAACAAACTAACAAGTAAAACTGATATAAAATCATCAACCGTGCTTATTTTACGAAGATTTTTTTCAAAAATCCGCATAAAAATTCCACTAAATCCCATAATTGCACCAAGCCCAACTATTATCGCAAATAACTTTACAAACGATGAATTTATGTTAACCCTCACAAGATTTAAAATCAAAACTGCTATCCCAATAAATATACCTATATGAAAAATAACACCTCTTAAATATGCAATCCAATGTTTCCTCGTGCTTTCCTTTACCCACGGCATCATTCCAATAGTAAAAGAATAAATCACTCCAATCTTATAAGAACCTTTTGGTCTTGCGAAATCGGCAGGAAATCTAAGCTGTTTTGTTTTATAGTAATGGTATATCAGCCCACCACCAAAGAAAATAAGCGATGTAACGGCTACAAGCTTTGAAAAATCAAACCAGCTCATAAATTGACCTCCCGAGTTATTTTACTTTCTTAATCATGAATCTGTATTCCTTTCCTTGCTGTTCAATTGAAATCAATTCTTGTCCACTTGCCTTCGCCCATGCTGGAACATCAGCCATCACTCCAGGGTCTGTTGCAACTCCCTCTATAATTGCCCCAACAGGTAAATCTTTTATTGCTTGTGATAGTTTTACTATTGGCAATGGACATAACAGCCCTTTAAGGTCGAGGAAAAGATCAGCTTTCAATTGCTCTGCCATTTTTACTTCCTTATTTGTTTTTAAATAAACAATGTAATTTTTGAATTTCTCGCTTCTTCAAGAAATGCTGCAACTCCAACAGGTTGGGAAACCTGAGGTATCAGTTTATCTTGCGTTAATTCCATAACTTCCATACTCATCTGGCATGGAACGAGTTTAACCCCAAGTTCAATAGCCATATCACGAAGTTGATTTAACATAGCAACATTTTTAGCCTTCATCATCTTCTTAAACATCCATCTCCCTATCCCACCGAAATTCATTTTACTTGGTCCAACCCCATTTATATCTTTAAGCATAAAACCAAGCAATTTACCAAAAAAGCTTTTTCCAGTTTTTTCAGATTTTTTAATTGCTTGAAGTCCCCAAAATGTAAAGAACATTGTAACTTCCATTCCTGTGGCTGCTGCTCCAGTTGCAATAATGAATGCAGCCATCAACTTATCCATATCACCGCTGAAAACCACCATTGAAAGCTTGTTTTGTTCCATTTTTACAGAAAAATTTTATTTTTAAATTGAGACATTCTCTATATATCTTTTTAAAAGTTCCTTTAATTCATCGCAACTCTTAATGGAATTGTACACTGGACATTCCCTGCACTCATTTGTCGCGCAATCACCCTTTAGCTGTTCTTTGTGGAGCCAACACGGCTTTTCATAATCAACATACGCAGGGCAACTTAATTTAATTTCATCCTCACAACCCTTGATCTCCCAGCAAGGAATTAAGGCTAACAATCTTCTTATTCCAGCTATGCTTATCTTTTTCTCGTTTATTGTTTTCTTTATACACTCAATTCTTTCCATATCCCGCATGCTAAACAACCTATGTCCGCTTTCTTTCTTATATGGTATTATCAAGCCTTCTCTTTCATATAATCTTATTGTATGCTCTGAAATACCAAGTTTGCGTGCAACAATACCAATTGGAAACACAGGTTCATTTTCATCTACTGCTTTCATC contains:
- a CDS encoding Peroxiredoxin family protein, which encodes MEQNKLSMVVFSGDMDKLMAAFIIATGAAATGMEVTMFFTFWGLQAIKKSEKTGKSFFGKLLGFMLKDINGVGPSKMNFGGIGRWMFKKMMKAKNVAMLNQLRDMAIELGVKLVPCQMSMEVMELTQDKLIPQVSQPVGVAAFLEEARNSKITLFI
- a CDS encoding Fe-S oxidoreductase; this translates as MANNGVVNKVFEVLEKQLNQPLKTALEVCARCGICAESCHYYVSEPKLEHVPAYRAEQLRKIYRRKYNFLGKHFPSIVNAEELDEGKFDKLVEMAFSECTLCRRCTFNCPLGVDTPLVMRTIRAMATAAGKAPEILVMLADSAIAKGENPEIFKEMFIQQISELEKELKELTGNPHATIPVEKEGARVLYVGLAGAHTIIPPAVIFNEVGEDWTLSIYEAANYGVFLGDVERARKIAKRIIDEAKKLKVQEVVIAECGHACAALVWDAPNWFGETFQFRIRSIVELVAEYIQKGKLNLDPEANPEPVTYHDSCNLARTGGIFKEPRVILEAVVKDFREMNPNGIENYCCGGGGGLVALPEYYEKRMKAGKPKAEQIRKTGAKIVAAACENCKLQLGDLNNYYNLGVEVKGLVDLVANAILYKKKAKVILS
- a CDS encoding Por secretion system C-terminal sorting domain-containing protein, with product MRKIYLFSFGLILTAFLSSLLFAQDPSNFGTSLHKTREGKRTWYKQSNGGFENITNIPVENVNCLKCHPGTKADGTPIDPATYTPDCSDCHNFSQGTKVPDDICLKCHSRQKNEKTLYAGVDVHFAKGFTCMTCHTKKEMHGDGTSYASWLDPGATEVRCETCHSPLATNTAHSIHSQKVHCTACHAKTVISCYNCHFESELQAKIKRPYGIIRDFLLLVRRMPEGKVYSGTLMSLTYQGKSFVTIAPYRAHIIMPKDSTRRCSECHNNANVQTYNQTGQIYVVKWDDAQKKLINTKGVIPVPPDWQISLKFDFVDYTGRVDTSATDPTKWVFLKSETDLRQELSQYVAPLTSDQMAKLSMAVSVKDGISLIPSNFMLLQNYPNPFNPTTTIEFHLPKETNVTLKIYNSAGIEVKTLISNARYSAGIHKVNFDASNLPSGVYIYKLMTPEFNDMKKMVLIK
- a CDS encoding TusA-related sulfurtransferase; the protein is MAEQLKADLFLDLKGLLCPLPIVKLSQAIKDLPVGAIIEGVATDPGVMADVPAWAKASGQELISIEQQGKEYRFMIKKVK
- a CDS encoding MerR family transcriptional regulator, heat shock protein HspR; translated protein: MKAVDENEPVFPIGIVARKLGISEHTIRLYEREGLIIPYKKESGHRLFSMRDMERIECIKKTINEKKISIAGIRRLLALIPCWEIKGCEDEIKLSCPAYVDYEKPCWLHKEQLKGDCATNECRECPVYNSIKSCDELKELLKRYIENVSI